The following coding sequences are from one Collimonas arenae window:
- a CDS encoding response regulator has protein sequence MKNHNAPFAIRFIGFSAREINIFDATFSVEQNREKQYHRLSADSLQEPDLYLVNADDLKALAILADMEPNNLRPALLVGNPDLELPYTTVARPIRWLKLFDALDSLIERRLIMLAKQNPSDMALANSAPDRRRRERLDLDLTDPVEYERMRVQSPQIDRILVIDTQSTFRDDLAMAMAHHVVPVEWVGSAEAAAEVYTSQTISIVLINPQLPNVDPYDLCATIKRQHQDTRIAIVLLADKDFVYDHARAQQAGCDGFLSRHLDQPQILLALGKFLSLRR, from the coding sequence ATGAAAAATCATAACGCACCATTTGCTATCCGTTTCATCGGCTTTTCCGCCCGTGAAATCAATATCTTCGATGCCACGTTCTCGGTAGAGCAGAATCGTGAGAAGCAGTACCATCGTCTGTCGGCAGACAGCTTGCAGGAGCCGGACCTATATCTGGTCAATGCAGACGATCTCAAGGCGCTGGCAATCCTTGCCGACATGGAGCCGAATAATTTGCGGCCCGCGCTGCTGGTCGGCAACCCGGATCTGGAGCTGCCGTACACCACGGTCGCTCGGCCGATCCGCTGGCTCAAACTGTTTGACGCCCTCGACAGTTTGATTGAGCGCCGTCTCATCATGCTGGCCAAGCAGAATCCATCAGACATGGCGCTGGCGAATAGCGCGCCTGACCGCCGCCGGCGCGAACGTCTCGATCTGGATCTGACCGATCCTGTTGAATACGAACGGATGAGGGTGCAGTCGCCGCAGATCGACCGCATTCTGGTGATCGACACCCAGTCGACATTTCGCGACGACCTGGCCATGGCGATGGCGCACCATGTGGTGCCGGTCGAGTGGGTCGGCAGTGCCGAAGCCGCTGCGGAGGTCTATACCAGCCAGACCATTTCGATCGTGCTGATCAATCCGCAACTGCCGAACGTCGATCCCTACGATTTGTGTGCAACCATCAAGCGCCAACATCAAGACACCCGAATCGCGATTGTTCTCTTGGCTGACAAGGACTTCGTCTACGACCATGCGCGCGCCCAGCAGGCTGGTTGCGACGGGTTCTTGAGCCGGCATCTCGACCAGCCGCAGATATTGCTGGCATTGGGAAAATTTTTGTCGCTGCGCAGATAA
- a CDS encoding NAD-dependent epimerase/dehydratase family protein, with the protein MKKILVIGANGQIGTELTTALVKLHGASQVVTSDIQPQGRHPQLSYETLDVTDAKRLADVVAQHNVGEIYHLAAALSAKGEEHPEWAWNLNMTGLLNVLEVARQAKLSKVFWPSSIAAFGPSTPRDNAPQVGAMDPKTVYGISKLAGEHWCAWYAEKYGMDIRSLRYPGLISYSAEPGGGTTDYAIQALFAAAAGKNYTSFLDVDSTLPMMYMPDAVRATIELMSAPKEQLKVVGSYNLAAWSFAPRELADIIRRRYPAFEMRYQPDFRQVIADAWPRSIDDSKAREEWSWTPAYSLADMVDDMLTHLAAAQPAAQGKAA; encoded by the coding sequence ATGAAAAAGATATTGGTAATCGGCGCCAACGGCCAGATCGGCACCGAACTGACGACGGCGCTCGTCAAATTGCATGGTGCCAGCCAGGTTGTGACAAGTGATATCCAGCCGCAAGGCCGGCACCCGCAATTGTCCTATGAGACATTGGATGTGACCGACGCCAAGCGCTTGGCTGATGTGGTGGCGCAGCACAATGTCGGCGAAATCTATCACCTGGCGGCAGCCTTGTCGGCAAAGGGGGAGGAGCATCCGGAATGGGCCTGGAACCTGAATATGACCGGCTTGTTGAACGTGCTGGAAGTGGCGCGGCAGGCAAAGCTCTCCAAAGTGTTCTGGCCGAGCTCGATCGCCGCCTTCGGCCCGTCAACTCCGCGTGACAATGCGCCGCAGGTTGGCGCCATGGATCCCAAAACCGTCTACGGCATCTCCAAACTGGCCGGCGAGCACTGGTGCGCCTGGTACGCCGAAAAATACGGCATGGACATCCGCAGCCTGCGTTACCCGGGCCTGATCAGCTATTCCGCCGAGCCTGGCGGTGGCACTACCGATTACGCCATTCAAGCCCTGTTTGCGGCTGCGGCAGGTAAAAACTATACGAGTTTCCTCGATGTCGACAGCACATTGCCGATGATGTACATGCCTGATGCAGTGCGCGCCACCATCGAATTGATGAGCGCACCAAAGGAGCAACTCAAAGTGGTTGGTTCATACAATCTTGCCGCATGGAGTTTTGCGCCGCGCGAACTGGCGGACATTATTCGTCGACGCTATCCGGCTTTCGAGATGCGCTATCAGCCCGATTTCCGGCAAGTGATCGCCGATGCCTGGCCGCGCTCGATCGACGACAGCAAGGCACGCGAAGAGTGGTCATGGACGCCGGCTTACAGCCTGGCCGACATGGTCGACGACATGCTGACGCATCTGGCCGCAGCCCAGCCGGCCGCGCAAGGAAAAGCGGCTTGA
- a CDS encoding DUF1090 domain-containing protein, translating into MKTRLIAPILSVSMLIAGHAYADTVNCATKANQIQTQIDFAKKAGNINQVAGLEKALKETQQHCTDARQTQRAEEEVRKKQADVDEARQDISKAETKLREAQANGNTKKIEKAQKKLTEKQADLQEEREELRAAQADLSALKN; encoded by the coding sequence ATGAAAACCAGACTAATCGCCCCTATCCTTTCCGTATCCATGCTGATTGCCGGCCATGCCTACGCAGACACGGTCAATTGCGCAACAAAAGCCAATCAGATACAAACTCAAATTGATTTCGCCAAGAAAGCCGGCAACATCAATCAAGTCGCCGGCCTGGAAAAGGCACTGAAGGAAACCCAGCAACACTGCACAGATGCCCGCCAAACCCAGCGCGCGGAAGAAGAAGTACGAAAGAAGCAGGCAGATGTTGACGAGGCTCGCCAAGACATCAGCAAAGCAGAAACCAAATTGCGCGAAGCACAAGCCAACGGCAATACCAAGAAAATCGAGAAGGCACAAAAGAAACTGACCGAAAAGCAAGCCGATCTGCAAGAAGAACGGGAAGAACTGCGCGCTGCGCAAGCGGATCTGTCTGCATTAAAGAACTGA
- a CDS encoding PLP-dependent aminotransferase family protein has product MKIENPTPLEWRFSERAQKLQSSAIREILKITMRPEIISFAGGLPSPATFPVEQLKVAFDKVLSEQGKVALQYGPTDGYGPLREWVADSLSTNGAKILPNQVLMTSGSQQGLDLLGKVLIDEGSKVLVETPSYLGALQAFSLYGPEFVSVPSDEGGLLPETVATLGQGARMLYALPNFQNPTGRTLSVERRHALVDICARLGLPLIEDDPYGALSYRTEPLPKMLSMNPGGVIYMGSFSKILTPGIRLGYVVAPRPLIEKLEQAKQATDLHTAQLTQMVVYNTIKDGFLNEHIPTIRKLYSDQCDAMLDALKTYFPSECSWTKPEGGMFIWVTLPKHIDSMKLLDEAVQQHVAFVPGAPFYGNTPEKHTLRLSFVTVPPAKIREGIERLGKLIAAKI; this is encoded by the coding sequence ATGAAAATCGAAAATCCAACCCCGCTTGAATGGCGTTTTTCGGAGCGTGCACAGAAACTGCAAAGCTCCGCCATTCGCGAAATCCTGAAGATCACCATGCGCCCGGAAATCATTTCGTTCGCCGGTGGCTTGCCGTCGCCGGCGACTTTCCCGGTCGAGCAATTGAAGGTGGCATTCGACAAGGTATTGTCCGAGCAAGGCAAAGTGGCGTTGCAATACGGCCCGACCGATGGCTACGGCCCGCTGCGCGAGTGGGTGGCCGATTCGCTGTCGACCAACGGCGCCAAGATTTTGCCGAACCAGGTGCTGATGACCTCCGGTTCGCAGCAAGGCCTGGATCTGCTGGGCAAGGTGCTGATCGATGAAGGCAGCAAGGTGCTGGTCGAGACGCCGAGCTATCTGGGGGCATTGCAGGCATTCTCGCTGTATGGCCCGGAATTCGTGTCGGTGCCGAGCGATGAAGGCGGCTTGCTGCCGGAGACGGTGGCAACGCTGGGGCAGGGCGCGCGCATGTTGTACGCATTGCCGAACTTCCAGAACCCAACCGGCCGCACGCTGTCAGTGGAGCGCCGGCATGCGCTGGTCGATATCTGCGCCCGGCTCGGCCTGCCGCTGATCGAAGACGATCCTTACGGCGCTCTCAGCTATCGCACTGAACCGCTGCCGAAGATGCTCAGCATGAATCCGGGCGGGGTGATCTACATGGGATCGTTCTCCAAGATCCTGACGCCAGGCATCCGTTTGGGTTACGTGGTCGCGCCGCGGCCGCTGATCGAGAAGCTGGAGCAGGCCAAGCAAGCAACCGACCTGCATACCGCGCAGCTGACGCAAATGGTGGTCTACAACACCATCAAGGACGGCTTCCTCAACGAGCACATCCCGACCATTCGTAAATTGTATTCGGACCAGTGCGATGCCATGCTGGATGCGCTGAAAACCTACTTCCCAAGCGAGTGCAGCTGGACCAAGCCGGAAGGCGGCATGTTCATCTGGGTGACCTTGCCGAAGCATATCGATAGCATGAAATTGCTGGACGAAGCAGTTCAACAGCATGTCGCATTTGTTCCGGGCGCACCGTTCTATGGCAACACCCCGGAAAAACATACGCTGCGCCTGAGCTTCGTGACAGTCCCTCCGGCCAAGATCCGCGAAGGGATCGAGCGTCTGGGCAAGTTGATTGCGGCGAAGATTTGA
- a CDS encoding LysE family translocator, which produces MIEALLPLAVFAFVSSITPGPNNIMLTSSGIMFGFNRTIPHMLGVTFGFGVMLVLCAAGIGSLVLALPSIHVVLKTLGSAYLLYLAWKLRHMSFKSEVGGNSKPMTFLGAAIFQAANPKAWIMAITSASAFLPPLQPIWLSIGVYCLVFSLINLPCVGVWAVAGSILRRYLAQPLWQRVFCTVMVLLTIYSAVSIWL; this is translated from the coding sequence ATGATAGAAGCCTTGTTGCCGCTGGCGGTGTTTGCTTTCGTATCGTCGATTACGCCCGGCCCCAACAACATCATGTTGACCTCGTCGGGCATCATGTTCGGCTTCAACCGGACGATTCCGCACATGCTCGGTGTCACCTTCGGTTTTGGCGTGATGCTGGTGCTGTGCGCCGCCGGCATCGGCAGCCTGGTTCTGGCGCTGCCGTCGATTCATGTGGTCTTGAAAACACTGGGCTCGGCATACCTGCTTTATCTGGCCTGGAAATTGCGCCATATGTCGTTCAAGTCCGAAGTCGGCGGCAACAGCAAGCCGATGACATTCCTGGGCGCGGCGATATTCCAGGCCGCCAATCCGAAAGCCTGGATCATGGCCATCACCAGCGCCTCGGCATTTTTGCCGCCACTGCAGCCGATCTGGCTATCGATTGGCGTTTATTGCCTGGTATTCTCGCTGATCAATCTGCCTTGCGTCGGCGTTTGGGCGGTGGCGGGGTCCATCTTGCGGCGCTATCTGGCGCAACCCTTGTGGCAGCGCGTTTTTTGTACGGTGATGGTGCTGCTGACCATTTATTCCGCCGTCTCCATCTGGCTTTGA
- the htpG gene encoding molecular chaperone HtpG, translating into MAVSEKQTLGFQAEVKQLLQLMIHSLYSNKEIFLRELVSNASDAADKLRFEAINNDALFENDPELKIKVTFDKAARTITISDNGIGMSRDEAISHLGTIAKSGTKEFFSKLSGDQQKDAALIGQFGVGFYSAFIIADKITVDTRRAGASAAEGVRWESTGAGDFSVEAINKASRGTDITLHLREGEDEYLSAWKLKSIIRKYSDHISLPIVMQKEEWDEEKKETVVKDEFETVNQASALWARSKSDITEEQYVEFYKHVSHDFEAPLTYTHNRVEGRSEYTQLLYVPSRAPFDLWDRNKRGGIKLYIKRVFIMDDAEQLMPIYLRFVKGVIDSSDLPLNVSREILQESRDVRVIREGSTKRVLSLLEELANSDDQAQKDKYATFWKEFGQVLKEGIGEDATNKERIAKLLRFASTANDSDAQTVSFADYIGRMKEGQSKIYYATGETYAAAKNSPHLEIFRKKGVEVLLLTDRVDEWMLSFLQDFEGKELASVAKGGLDLGTLEDEAEKKQHEETETQFKDLVEKMKTALADKAKDVRVTFRLTDSPACLVADENELSGNLLRMLKAAGQEAPDSKPILEINPDHPLVQRLKYEDAKFGDWSHILFDQALLAEGGALADPSGFVKRLNEMLLGMAGK; encoded by the coding sequence ATGGCCGTATCCGAAAAGCAAACCCTTGGTTTTCAGGCAGAAGTAAAGCAACTGCTGCAATTGATGATTCACTCGCTGTATTCCAACAAGGAAATTTTCCTGCGCGAACTGGTCTCCAATGCATCCGATGCCGCCGACAAGCTGCGCTTTGAAGCGATCAACAACGACGCCCTGTTCGAAAACGATCCTGAACTGAAGATCAAGGTCACTTTCGACAAGGCTGCGCGCACCATCACGATCTCGGATAACGGCATCGGCATGAGCCGCGATGAAGCCATCTCGCACCTCGGCACCATCGCAAAATCCGGCACCAAGGAATTCTTTTCGAAACTGTCCGGCGACCAGCAAAAGGATGCGGCGCTGATCGGCCAGTTTGGCGTCGGCTTTTACTCTGCCTTCATCATTGCCGACAAGATCACCGTCGACACCCGCCGCGCAGGCGCCAGCGCTGCAGAAGGCGTGCGTTGGGAGTCGACCGGCGCCGGCGATTTCAGCGTCGAAGCGATCAACAAGGCATCCCGCGGCACCGACATCACGCTGCATCTGCGCGAAGGCGAAGACGAGTACCTGTCGGCCTGGAAACTGAAATCCATCATCCGCAAATATTCCGACCATATCTCGCTGCCGATCGTGATGCAGAAAGAGGAATGGGACGAAGAAAAGAAAGAAACCGTCGTCAAGGATGAATTCGAAACCGTCAACCAGGCCAGCGCATTGTGGGCGCGTAGCAAATCCGACATCACGGAAGAGCAGTACGTCGAGTTCTACAAGCACGTCTCGCATGATTTCGAAGCACCGCTGACCTATACTCATAACAGGGTCGAAGGCCGTAGCGAATACACGCAACTGCTGTACGTACCGAGCCGTGCACCGTTCGACCTGTGGGACCGCAACAAGCGCGGCGGCATCAAGCTGTACATCAAGCGCGTCTTCATCATGGACGATGCCGAGCAACTGATGCCTATCTACCTGCGCTTCGTCAAGGGCGTAATCGATTCAAGCGACCTGCCGCTGAACGTCTCGCGTGAAATCCTGCAGGAATCGCGCGACGTGCGCGTGATCCGCGAAGGCTCCACCAAACGCGTGCTGAGTTTGCTGGAAGAGCTGGCCAACAGCGACGACCAGGCGCAAAAGGACAAGTACGCGACATTCTGGAAAGAGTTCGGCCAGGTCCTAAAAGAAGGTATCGGCGAAGACGCGACCAACAAGGAAAGAATCGCCAAGTTGTTGCGTTTTGCTTCAACCGCCAACGACAGCGATGCGCAAACCGTGTCGTTCGCCGACTACATCGGCCGCATGAAAGAAGGCCAGAGCAAGATCTATTACGCCACCGGCGAAACCTATGCGGCCGCCAAGAACAGCCCGCACCTGGAAATCTTCCGCAAAAAAGGCGTTGAAGTCTTGTTGCTGACCGACCGCGTTGACGAATGGATGCTGTCCTTCCTGCAGGATTTCGAAGGCAAGGAACTGGCATCGGTCGCCAAGGGCGGCCTCGACCTCGGCACATTGGAAGATGAAGCCGAGAAAAAGCAGCACGAAGAAACCGAAACCCAGTTCAAGGATCTGGTCGAGAAAATGAAAACCGCCCTGGCCGACAAGGCCAAGGATGTACGCGTCACTTTCCGCCTGACCGATTCGCCGGCCTGCCTGGTCGCCGATGAAAACGAACTGTCAGGCAACCTGCTGCGCATGCTGAAGGCCGCCGGCCAGGAAGCGCCGGATTCCAAGCCGATCCTGGAAATCAATCCGGACCATCCGCTGGTGCAACGCCTGAAGTATGAAGACGCCAAGTTCGGCGACTGGTCGCACATCCTGTTCGACCAAGCCTTGCTGGCTGAAGGCGGCGCGCTGGCCGATCCGTCGGGCTTCGTCAAGCGCCTGAATGAAATGTTGCTGGGCATGGCTGGCAAATAA
- a CDS encoding RidA family protein: MSVYEKLQALNITLAAVAVPAAAYVMYAQSGNTVYLSGHLPKKDGKIWVGQLGKDTTTEEAKLAARAVAIELIATLQAACGGDLKRVKRIVKLMSLVNSTGDFTEQHLVTNGASELIGEVFGEQGKHARSAFGVAQLPLGACVEIEMIAEIE, translated from the coding sequence ATGTCTGTCTATGAAAAGTTGCAAGCCCTGAATATCACGCTGGCTGCCGTTGCCGTACCTGCTGCTGCCTATGTGATGTATGCCCAAAGCGGCAATACGGTTTACCTGTCCGGCCATCTGCCAAAGAAGGACGGCAAGATCTGGGTTGGGCAACTGGGCAAGGACACCACTACCGAAGAAGCCAAACTGGCCGCGCGCGCCGTTGCCATCGAACTGATCGCCACCCTGCAGGCGGCCTGCGGCGGCGACTTGAAGCGCGTCAAGCGTATCGTCAAACTGATGAGCCTGGTCAATTCGACCGGTGATTTCACTGAACAGCATCTGGTCACCAACGGTGCCTCGGAACTGATCGGCGAAGTGTTTGGCGAGCAGGGCAAGCATGCCCGTTCCGCATTTGGCGTAGCGCAACTGCCGTTGGGCGCCTGCGTTGAAATTGAAATGATTGCTGAAATAGAGTAG
- a CDS encoding DUF2917 domain-containing protein, translating to MQTLFKQQSHTLSGGSVLSGVTEQQLILKVVSGRVWVTFEGQPEDHWLHAGRSLTLLPGRVVVVESDPGSSRISLSGLPQRGTPNVLRTLLARLRGPGFHPATSVS from the coding sequence ATGCAAACACTATTCAAACAGCAGTCTCATACCTTGTCGGGCGGCAGCGTGCTGTCCGGCGTGACCGAGCAGCAGCTGATCTTGAAGGTAGTCAGCGGCCGCGTCTGGGTGACTTTTGAAGGACAGCCGGAAGACCACTGGCTGCACGCCGGCCGCTCGCTGACCTTGCTGCCGGGGCGGGTAGTGGTTGTCGAATCCGATCCGGGCAGCAGCCGTATCAGTTTGAGTGGCTTGCCGCAGCGCGGTACCCCGAACGTCCTGCGGACACTGCTGGCGCGCTTGCGCGGCCCAGGTTTCCATCCAGCTACCAGCGTGTCGTAA
- a CDS encoding lytic transglycosylase domain-containing protein: MNKLLHHLGQHLAGFLLTLALLGAVGSARADIYGYIDADGAGHFSTEKLDNRYQLFMRGDAAFDSSQLMADKGTPLNPKLRDSPLFRYLSQHPNLKKYEALVNQAAREFALEPALLNAVMAAESGFNPGAVSPKGAIGLMQIMPTTAERYGLTGDKKKPVEQKLTDPRTNIRLGARYLRDLRNMFPSRPDLVIASYNAGEGAVQKYNNQVPPFPETRSYVQLVRQFYQLYKPAFGEITMGSSGSNGSGNLKRVHLVIPGRSNMPPPVTEASTLPNPPAISSTPAIPAAATPFNE; the protein is encoded by the coding sequence ATGAACAAGCTTCTCCATCATCTGGGCCAACATCTCGCAGGATTCCTGTTGACACTCGCGCTGCTGGGCGCGGTAGGCAGCGCGCGTGCGGATATTTACGGCTACATCGATGCGGATGGCGCCGGGCACTTCTCGACCGAAAAACTGGATAATCGCTATCAGCTTTTCATGCGCGGCGACGCCGCTTTCGACTCATCGCAACTGATGGCCGACAAGGGCACGCCACTCAATCCGAAACTGCGCGACAGCCCGTTGTTCCGTTACCTGTCGCAGCATCCCAATCTGAAGAAATACGAAGCGCTGGTGAATCAGGCTGCGCGAGAATTCGCACTTGAGCCGGCGTTGCTGAACGCGGTGATGGCAGCCGAATCCGGTTTCAATCCCGGTGCGGTCTCTCCCAAGGGTGCGATCGGCCTGATGCAGATCATGCCGACCACAGCCGAACGCTACGGCCTGACGGGCGACAAGAAAAAACCTGTTGAGCAAAAACTGACCGATCCACGCACCAACATCCGGCTTGGCGCACGTTACCTGCGCGACTTGCGAAATATGTTTCCCTCGCGGCCAGATCTGGTGATTGCATCCTATAATGCCGGCGAAGGCGCAGTGCAGAAATACAACAACCAGGTGCCGCCGTTTCCGGAAACGCGTAGCTACGTGCAACTGGTGCGCCAGTTCTACCAGTTGTACAAGCCGGCATTCGGCGAGATCACCATGGGTAGCAGCGGAAGCAACGGCAGCGGCAACCTGAAGCGCGTCCATCTGGTCATTCCAGGGCGCAGCAATATGCCGCCTCCGGTGACAGAAGCCAGTACGCTGCCGAATCCGCCAGCCATCTCGTCAACACCAGCCATACCTGCGGCGGCAACGCCTTTTAACGAATAA
- the parC gene encoding DNA topoisomerase IV subunit A, which produces MTDQNDLFATPDAPSPDAESLTLATFAERAYLDYAISVVKGRALPDVSDGQKPVQRRILYAMNELGLNAAAKPRKSALVVGDVLGKLHPHGDQSVYDALVRMTQDFSLRYPLVDGQGNFGSRDGDGAAAMRYTEARLTPIARLLLEEIDMGTVDFQPNYDGSTEEPRLLPARLPFVLLNGASGIAVGLATEIPSHNLQEVAKAAVALIRNPALSHAELMQIIPGPDFPGGGQIITSPTAISEMYESGRGSLKVRATWKIEDLARGQWQAVVTELPPGASSQKILEEIEELTNPKIKLGKKTLTPEQLALKTSILSVLDTVRDESGRDAPVRLVFEPKSKNLDQTEFTNMLLAHTSLESSASINLVMIGGDGRPRQKGLGMILREWITFRFATITRRSQYKLQKIEDRIHILEGREAILLNIDKVIKIIRESDEPKPALIAAFKLSDRQAEDILEIRLRQLARLETIKIQQELAELRNEKATLQDLLDNPASMKRLVIKEIEADQKQFGDARRTLIEAAEKAVVETKVVDEPVTVIISQKGWVRARTGHGHDASQFGFKAGDTLYGAFECRTVDNLLTFGSNGRIYSVPVSTLPNARGDGVPITTLIDLASGSSILHYFAGPSDRTLLLASSGGYGFTAKIGDMLSRVKAGKAFITLDEGDLSLSPQALDSSVSAIACLSEKGRLLVFGLDECKSLSNGGRGVILMELESNEKLLAAQPISQRGVLVSGVGRGGKAQQVALSASGLAPHIGKRARKGKVLESKLKPVALTAQT; this is translated from the coding sequence ATGACTGACCAAAACGATCTATTTGCCACCCCGGACGCCCCTTCCCCTGATGCAGAATCGTTAACGCTTGCCACCTTCGCCGAACGCGCTTACCTCGACTACGCGATTTCCGTCGTCAAGGGCCGTGCCCTGCCGGACGTCTCCGACGGTCAGAAGCCGGTACAGCGCCGCATCCTGTACGCAATGAACGAGCTTGGCCTGAACGCCGCCGCCAAGCCGCGCAAATCAGCGCTGGTGGTCGGCGATGTGCTCGGCAAACTGCATCCGCACGGCGACCAGTCGGTATACGACGCGCTGGTGCGGATGACTCAGGATTTCTCGCTACGCTATCCGCTGGTCGACGGCCAGGGTAACTTCGGCTCACGCGACGGTGACGGCGCCGCGGCGATGCGATACACCGAAGCACGGTTGACGCCGATCGCCCGCCTGCTGCTGGAAGAAATCGACATGGGTACAGTCGATTTCCAGCCCAATTACGATGGTTCCACCGAAGAGCCGCGGCTGCTCCCTGCGCGCCTGCCGTTCGTGCTGCTGAACGGCGCATCGGGGATTGCTGTCGGCCTGGCCACTGAAATTCCGTCGCATAATCTGCAGGAAGTCGCCAAGGCGGCAGTGGCGCTGATCCGTAATCCGGCGCTGAGCCATGCCGAACTGATGCAGATCATCCCCGGCCCTGACTTCCCTGGTGGCGGCCAGATCATTACTTCACCGACTGCCATTTCGGAAATGTACGAGAGTGGTCGCGGCAGCCTGAAAGTGCGCGCCACCTGGAAAATCGAAGACCTGGCGCGTGGCCAGTGGCAAGCGGTAGTAACCGAACTGCCGCCTGGCGCTTCCTCGCAAAAAATCCTGGAAGAAATCGAGGAGCTGACCAATCCGAAGATCAAGCTCGGCAAGAAGACCCTGACGCCGGAACAACTGGCGCTCAAGACGTCCATCTTGTCAGTGCTCGATACCGTGCGCGACGAATCCGGACGCGATGCGCCGGTGCGGTTGGTGTTCGAGCCGAAGTCGAAGAACCTCGACCAGACCGAATTCACCAACATGCTGTTGGCGCACACCTCGCTGGAAAGCAGCGCCTCGATCAACCTGGTGATGATTGGCGGCGATGGCCGTCCACGCCAGAAGGGCCTGGGCATGATCCTGCGCGAGTGGATCACTTTCCGCTTCGCCACCATCACACGCCGCTCGCAATATAAGCTACAGAAAATTGAAGACCGCATTCATATTCTCGAAGGCCGCGAAGCGATCCTGCTGAATATCGACAAGGTCATCAAGATCATCCGCGAATCGGACGAGCCAAAACCGGCGCTGATTGCCGCGTTCAAATTGTCCGACCGCCAGGCCGAAGATATTCTGGAAATCCGCCTGCGCCAATTGGCGCGCCTGGAAACCATCAAGATCCAGCAGGAACTGGCCGAGCTGCGCAACGAGAAAGCTACGCTGCAAGACCTGCTCGACAATCCGGCATCGATGAAGCGACTGGTGATCAAGGAAATCGAAGCCGACCAGAAACAGTTCGGCGATGCCCGCCGTACATTGATCGAAGCGGCCGAAAAGGCCGTGGTGGAAACCAAGGTAGTGGATGAACCGGTCACCGTCATCATCTCCCAAAAAGGCTGGGTGCGCGCGCGCACCGGCCATGGCCATGACGCGAGCCAATTCGGCTTCAAGGCTGGCGATACGCTGTACGGTGCATTCGAATGCCGCACCGTCGACAACCTACTGACTTTCGGATCCAACGGCCGTATCTATTCAGTGCCAGTATCGACATTGCCGAACGCACGCGGCGACGGCGTGCCGATCACAACCTTGATCGATCTCGCCAGCGGCAGCAGCATCCTGCACTACTTCGCCGGCCCGTCAGACCGTACATTGTTGTTGGCATCGTCGGGCGGCTATGGCTTTACTGCCAAGATCGGCGATATGCTGAGCCGGGTCAAGGCCGGCAAAGCCTTCATCACGCTCGACGAAGGCGACCTGTCGCTGTCGCCGCAGGCACTCGACAGCAGCGTCAGCGCGATTGCCTGCCTGTCGGAAAAGGGACGCCTGCTGGTGTTCGGCCTGGATGAATGCAAATCGCTTAGCAACGGCGGTCGCGGTGTGATCTTGATGGAACTGGAAAGCAATGAGAAGCTGCTGGCGGCACAACCGATCAGTCAACGCGGGGTCTTAGTGTCCGGCGTTGGCCGCGGCGGCAAAGCGCAACAGGTTGCCTTGTCGGCATCGGGACTGGCTCCACATATCGGCAAGCGCGCCCGCAAAGGGAAAGTGTTGGAGTCGAAACTGAAGCCGGTGGCGTTGACTGCTCAGACCTGA
- a CDS encoding helix-turn-helix domain-containing protein — MADKNSDDAPPKVGDTLVRLRQADGLSLDALSKRAGVSKSMLSQIERNQANPTVAVVWRLANALGVPISLLVDGNQAAPASIETLPSHATPSLRSRDGHCVLRILGPIELAGQFEWYELSVEPGGCLDSDAHEPASREHLTVLSGTLEVQSGTNVTKIKVGETARYAADRPHYIKNVGKSMATALLVVIHNGS; from the coding sequence ATGGCGGACAAGAATTCAGACGACGCACCACCGAAAGTCGGCGACACCCTGGTAAGACTGCGCCAGGCCGATGGGCTGTCGCTCGACGCCCTGTCCAAGCGCGCCGGCGTCTCCAAGTCCATGCTATCGCAAATTGAAAGAAACCAGGCAAACCCAACGGTTGCAGTGGTATGGCGCCTGGCGAACGCGCTTGGCGTGCCGATCTCGTTGCTGGTCGACGGCAACCAGGCTGCTCCGGCCTCAATCGAAACCTTGCCCAGCCATGCGACGCCGTCACTGCGTTCGCGCGACGGCCATTGCGTGCTGCGCATTCTCGGGCCGATTGAGCTGGCCGGTCAGTTCGAATGGTATGAGTTGTCGGTAGAACCCGGCGGCTGCCTCGATTCGGATGCGCACGAACCGGCTTCCCGCGAACACCTGACTGTGCTGTCAGGCACGCTGGAAGTGCAAAGCGGCACCAACGTAACGAAAATAAAAGTAGGCGAAACCGCAAGATATGCCGCTGACCGCCCACATTACATCAAAAATGTCGGCAAGAGCATGGCGACGGCGCTGCTGGTGGTGATTCACAACGGTTCTTAG